The Indicator indicator isolate 239-I01 chromosome 32, UM_Iind_1.1, whole genome shotgun sequence genome segment AGCCCATGTTTAGAAAGAACCAAGATGGAAGTTTCATTGAGGCAGGCAGGAAAAAACCAACCCTTTTCCCTCAAATGACTTCTCCCTTAGAACAACTCTTTTACAGCTAAGGATATTTAGGGCAACCTAGATGAGTATATTAAGAAAAATGCTACCCAAGGTCACAAGCAAAAGAAGACCTTGAGTAACTGAGTACAGACTCTGATGAtcaaggagggaaagaaaagacttCTGAAATTTGTGGGCTCACTGTGGTTTTCTCCCTTTTTGTCTGAATTCAAAGAAACAGCTACTCAACCTGAACCCCAGAGCTCCTCTCCATCAGCCTTTTAGCTCTCACATCTTCTGTGCAGACATCTCCCCTCAGATGCAGCTCAGACAGTGATTTCACAACAGGTAATACTTGCATAACCTCTGGAGCCCTTGCGAAGTTTTTGTGCTCTGAGCACAGTTTGCCTTCTGCTAGCAGCTGGGCGTCTCAGTGGCACCAGTTTATGTCCCAGTGCTTGTTGGGAGGCATGAACTGTGAGATGATCTCCTGCTAAAGCTGGATTAAGAGAGGCTTTGAGGTTGGGTGGGCAATGTGGAGCAAGAAGCTGGATTCCCTATACATGGCAGTATTAATATTAGGTTTTTTCCCTCCATGCTTTTCTGAAAATTACTAGCCTAAATACCAGAATTAGAGCTCCTGCATTTTGGGGTATTCCAGAGTAATTTCTGTTTATTCCTAACACTGAAGCAGTGCTGTTTAATGACAAGAGCCAAAGCTAAGCTACTGAAGAGAGCTTCAAACAGAGTATCACAACGAAATACTTGTAGGAAAGGGCTGACAACCCTGCATAAAACTAGGAGTTAACTCTCTTGTAGCAGCTTTCTAGCTGATCagtaaaatgagagaaaaaaaatcaattttcctGAGGAGCTGGCACAGAATATTTGGCTGCTCAAAGAGCTTATTGTAGAAAATATATTTACCCAAGAGAAAATGAAGTCTGGAAGAGaaccagctctgggctgaatGATTCTGAAAAGGCTCTTTCACTGCCTATGTCAGTTTAGCCTATAAATCAAAATTATTAGggcttaatttttaaattttatttcttaactgggagaaggacctgatgctaagaagggaaaaaaaaaaaaaagaaaaataaaaagccaacACCATTTTAACAGACTCCTTTGTTGAAAGCATGCAATTACAGTTTGACCAATATGCAGCTTGGGTCACTGCAGGCGGCACACAGACAATTTGACCAAGAACCCTTCTTCCCTCcaagacacacagacacagaaatgcatGTAGTGCACTGGCAGCCCCCCAGCTTTACCTTTCTGGAGCTTAGATGCATTGTCCTGTATCCAGCTGAAAAGATTGGCaaagtcacagtcacagaccCAAGGGTTGCCCTCTAAGCGTATAGTCCGCAGGGAGGGAAGCGCTTCTAGGGCTGCCACATTGAGGCTTTGTAAGTTATTGTCATTCAATTCTAACACTTGGAGCTGTTCCAGGTTCTCAAAAGCAGCCTCATCCACATCCACCAGGTTATTATTTCCAAGGCTCAATTTTATCAGTTTTTCTGCTGATTTGAATATCCCAGCATCAAGCTGTGTTAGATTATTGTAGCTTAAGTCTAAATACACCAGTTTGGTAGAACTGCTAAAAGTGCCCTCTTCTAAAGAGGTGAGGGAGTTATTCCTGAAGTCCAAATAGACTAGATCTCCATAAAATATAAAGAAATCAGCTGGTATCGCCTGAATATTGTTATCAGCTATGAGAAGTTTCCGGACATCCAGTGGAAATGGATTAGGAACACTTGGGAGTCCTTGATCCCGGCAGTCTATGGTGTGGTAGTCCATACAGCTACAGACAGCAGGGCAAAAATGACCCCCGGGTAAGAAAAGCAGGCAGACAAAGAGAGCAAaaggcagaaggcagaaaggaaagcatGGCAACATCGTCAAGGATTtgagagctgtgaggagcacCACTTCTAAGAGAAAGACATTTTGCTCAGCTGAGCAGCGGTGCCTGGTacttgtgtgtgtgcttgtatCCAGGAGATCACATATCATCACAGATCCGatagcagcagccctggcagggggagggagggagggaggcagggtgactgaagggaagaggagggagggaggcaaatGTGAGGATTTACACTGTCAGAATATGATaatgctgtgcagcagcagggaaggcgGTGATTGGGCAAAGGCAGGATCTTTCAAAGGACTCCCCTGCTTTCGTGAGCTAAAAAAAGCTGGGAGCCTGTGTGCACATTTGCTGTATATTCCAGCAAATGGGAAATCACACCTGGTCCTGTGACTCTGACAGCAACAGCTTCTGCTTAAAAAGTTCTTCAGGTACTGATGAAATCACTTAGTTTCTTCACAGAAGCCTACTCCAAGGTGCCCAATACCCCACAGGCATGCAGAGGGTCAGGGAAGTCTCCTGGCTGATTGTTAAGGACTCTCTTCCTATTCATTTATAAAGCaaggagagaagagcagcaaggtgGGGAGCCCAAAGAGGAGGAACCCTGActtgtgctgcttctggatGCCTCTTTAGCTTTTAGAGCAAGAATGTTAACGTTACTTAAATAAGACTCATTATCTTTTAAGCAAGAAGCATAACCTACTGTAGCAACAAGGAACATGGTCCTAAAGGTGAGGTGTTTGTCCTTCCTGTTTTAATATCCAAACCAGCTACTTCCTAACACAGCAATGTCTGTTGGGTCACATCAAAGTGTAAACTGTGGATCAAATCTTCAGCTAGTTAAAAGTGAACAGATTTCCTTCACTATCAGTGGGCTTAAATATCTGACATGCAGTCTGCCTGTCTCCCCTGCCTTTACTTTGCAAGAAGGCATCTGTGTTTTTCCGACATCCCCAAATCCACACCCAGAGAGGGaagccctctgccagctgcaagcTTAACTGTTACCTCCATGTCACCCTCTTCATGCCCCCCTCCTCATGTCCGTTGTATAAGCAGACAGAAATGGGCCACACCTATATGCCAGGAGGGAAGATTTCTAAAGAGACAGACAATGTTTGGGTGCAATGTCCTGAAGACCAGAGCATGAACTCAAGCATCATTGGAAAGCTCATTCCTAGGTCAAAGAGAGGCCAATGAGATCATTGCTTacggggacaggctgcaagagttggggctgttcagcctggaaaagagaaggctctgaggcagcattccagtacctgaagggagctacaggaaagatgtggagggactttttacaagggcttgtagtgataggatgagaaggaatggactgaagcttgagcaaggtagatttagactggagattaggaagaaattctttacagtgagggtggtgagaccccggaacaggttgcccagggaggttgtggatacctcctccctgaatgtgttgaaggccaggctggatcaggccttgagcaacctgggctagtgggaggtgtccctgcccatggcagggaggttggaacccttccaacccaaaccatcctatgactctatgaatttAAGATGATATTTCACAACTGACTTCAGATATTCTATCTCTCCTCCTAGACCTCCCCCTTTTCTAGCAAACCATAAGCTCAGACTcttgacattttcttttcagagatgCCTCAGCATTGTTATGCCTGTTTCACAGATGGGAGACTACAGACAATAAGGCACAATTTGTGAAAGATCCAAGAACATGTTAGTGGCAGGGGAAGGAACAGGACTCAACTTCCTTAAAAATGCCACCAGCCCTTGCTAAAGCAACCACTCCATTCTGTAACAGTCCTTCCCTGGGCCCAGCTGCTCACCTGTGTTCTGCACAAATTATCAGCACAGAGGAAGACCATTTTCTTCACAGCTCCTTCTACACACTCACATGCAGTTTGCAATTTCTCCACAGAATCTGTGGAGCTTTCCTGTCTGAGATGTTAGTGAAGGGCTTGGCAGGAGATTAGGGATTACTCTCAGGCTCTGGATATTTTGGGATAGGTGTCCTGTAGGTTTGACAAACATCAGCCCTGCTCCTAGAGCATTCAGGCAAATAGAGTTTCACTGCCAACACATAACAGCACTGAGCTTCAGCTACGAGAGTAAGTGTAGTGTCTGCCATCACAGGACATCTGCCAGGGTCTGACACCTTTCTCTTGCTGTCTTTGATTTCAGAGAGTTCCTTCCTGACCTATCTTCCCTGTTTCATTTTGTCTGTTAAGCTTTACTCCTTCCTTAGCTACTGCTTTTTTCTGaacctcctccctttctctcacGGCACAGAAAGTCCCTTGAATCTTTTTGAAGCTTCATTCCCTCAGCAGACATTTCAGGCACTTTTGGATAACAGGAAGGAGATGCTGCAAAGCTTTCTGTCTTATAAGATATTAAAGCTTTACTTCTTTAATCTTTTATTTGCATCAGTCGGTTAACAGCAACCTGTACCCCTGAATAAAGGGTTTCCCCTGCTACTGCTGGGTGCACAGCACCCTCTTGTGCCATGTATGACAGCAGTCAGTCCACCACCACTCTGCTCTCTTCCCATATTAGCAAGTTTTACCCTACTCCTATAGTTTATCTAGACTCTGACTTCCACTTCTTCCTCTCGCAGTGGCTTGTTAAAGAAATCCCAATCATTCCatgcaagaaaataaaagatgcaACCCAGGTGGTGTGCTTCTGTGCTATTTTTAGAGAGGCATACAGTAAGCATGAGAGCAGGCAGGGTTTGGATTAAAACagcaaagatcatagaatcatagaatcaaccaggttggaagagacctccaagatgatccagtccaactgatcacccagccctaagcaatcaaccagaccatggcactaagagcctcatccagtctcctcttggacgtctccagcgatggcgactccaccacctccctgggcagcacatcccaatgggcaatcaccctctctgtgaagatctGGCTTTAAATTCCTTTAATTTTCTATTCAGGATACTACTAAGTGAAACTTCTAAAATCAAACAGGGAGTGACAAGTCACACAGGTCCTGGATCTTTAGTGTACTTGCAGATGTAGTTATGGCAAGCAGTAGGAAACTAATAGAAAAACCATTCACTTCCTTGCTTAGTAAAGAAATTGCTTTGTGAGAAAACGACAGAGGTTTCATCTTTCCCTTCAAAACTTCCAGCCCTTAAAGGTAATAATTTGAGtaatggaagaaaagagagcaatcAGAGTACAGACACATGTTAAGGACTCAGACCTCAGCCAGTTAATGCTTACTTACAAGAGAGTGAAACTCAAAGCTGTCCATCCTCACTGAACAGCTAATTGAGCAGATTTTTCCATGGAGGAAGTTTTTCTTGCAGGCTTATGCTTCACTGAGGTAAGGTGCATGTCATGTCTGAGGTTGCTGTACCAGGTGCACATGACTGCAAaggcttttcttcctcattGAGATACATTAGCAACGTGTCATGGGAACCAGCACGCAGACCTGACTGGCTAGCAGTAGGTTAATTAACCAAACACTCAAATCAAGAGCGAAACTTCGCTGAACAAAAGTCCCTTTTTTTATTCAGACATtttggcttttaatttttttttttcttttgagaaaaaTCTTCCCCTGCTATGCCCAGGCATGTTTTTAGGAATGCAGCCAGGAGGCACCTTTGGACAGCTTTCCCTCTGATCTTACATGTAAGAAGgactgaaaaagcaaaagagaaagagggTATATTCCTTTGTCCTACAGCCTATGAGATGATAGAAACTGTGAACTGAAGCTTGTATTacacctgcccagctctcactgctgctgtcactgctgctgccatacCACTGCAAGGGAAATTACATCAAAATTAATCAATCTGGCAGCAGCAATGATTGAATTTGAAAACTTTAGACACTGCAGTTCAGCAGCCAAATGAAACCAGCCTAAACCCATCAAAACACTTCCATCATCTGCCCTAGACAACGTGGCTTACACAGACACGTGGGCACTAATTCATTGCAGGCCATTTACAATCACTAAAAGCACTCACAAGAGACAGAACAGTAAAAATTATATTTACTTTTCCCCCTCAGGAATGAGCTTGTACCCAGCAccacagagcagtcagcctccTGGCCTCTGTAGAGTTCTTATACTGGTCGAGAATTACCAcagctttaaaacaaattaaaggcAACTAGATGTGGAAGTTCCAAGCTGTTAAACAGAGATGTGCTCATGCTACTCCTGGATGTAAAGTCACAAGTAAAGCTGGTCTCAGGTTTCTTCTCAAACCCTTTTTATTTGCTCAGATTCACCAATGGGGCTGTTGAGATTTGCAATGTTTTAGGGAGACCAGAGATTTGAGATGCTTTAGAAGCCTCAagtttataaataaaaaaatatatattatacaGGATTTGTGGAGGAAAATTTATGAGGCAGTGACTTTCAAGTAGCAGTTGGAGTGGAACATAACTTTCATACCTGAAACTTGCTTCAACCTGCATTTAAGTTTCAAGCAGTAAAGCTAAACAGAGAAGGAAACGTGAGCAAATTCACACAGCCCCAAGAAACCACAAAACTGAATCCAGCTCTGATATAAAGCTAAATACATTGGTATTTTTAACCCATGACTGTCATTATAAACATGGCATATCTGCTTCAAAATACAGCAAATCAGTAACTCTCAGCAGCTGATTCCCTCCAAGCCACATTCCACACTTGTTCTTTCTAGCTCATCTATAGCAAacaactacagaatcacagaattgttttgattgggaaAGGACTCTaaaatcatcgagtccaaccaccagcctaagaccaccatggccattaaagcatgtccccaagtgccatggccatacctttcctgaacacctctggggatggtgactccaccacctccctgggcagcctgttccaatgcctgaccaccctttcagggaagaaatttttcctaacctgCAACCAAcaattttaggccatttcctcttgtcctaaaacctgatactagagagaagagaccaacccccacctccctccaacctcctttcagggagctgtagacagcctcctcttcttcagactaaacaagctcagttccctcagctaccaAACACTTTATCAAAGCACTGGCAGGCTGAACACTCCACAGTGCAATCTGGCTGAGCAGGGGGTAAAGCATGACAAATGGTGAATGTTCTGGTGGGAAGGAAGCAAGTTTGTCTTTCCTGTAAGGAAGGAAACCCAGAAACGATTCTATCTGGGAAGCAAATCTGCTTTCTCTCTGAGGGAGGACATAGTTTTTAATTTGTGCTAATTTAATTTGCCACCTTGAAAACCCTTTGGAGAGTTCTCTTTGTTCTAATGAACTGCAAACTGATTTACAGCAATTGAACCTGTTGACAGCTAATGTTTATAAACCCACCACATATATATCCAGTATAAAATCCCTCCAGATCATTAggtctgcatggcacagcagagtaagcaaaaaaccaaacacacatacacaaaaaccccgtcaaaacccaaccaaacccaaaccactccaacaaaaacacaaccgaaaaaaccaaaccccaaaccaatggGATCTcagagctgaagggatcctacaggaaggctggagggggaCTTTTAAAGTATAAAGTAAATGTTGAAATGCCTGTATGCCTTACTGTGCAGAAATGCTTGCAAGATGACAAAACCTCATTACTGTTACCAGTCTCTTGGTGTAACTGAAGCATCCACAGCACTGTTCATGGGAGATGATCCTGGTCATTCCCTTGTCTTCACTCTGAAGTGATCTTTCCACCCTCTCACAAGTTTTTCTGGCTATACAGAAGCATAGTGTCCCTTAGGGAAGGCAGCATATTTTGACTTGATGCCTTCTGACATCTCACTCGCCTTGTTATTAAGATGGGTGAAATGTCAGGTGAAATTATATCAGTGAGTGCAGCAATCCCCACAAGGAGATGTTTGCAGCCTTGTACTGCCTCTGGATCTGCTTTTCAAAAGCACATTGATAACTAATGGCAATGATTACAATGACTAGCTTTCATAATTGCTTCAGAATTTACTTACTGATAACAAACCAGGGGTACTTCTCTAGCTGTCAgtcatcacagaatgataggagttggaagggacctctggagatcatctagtccaacctccctgccagagcagggtcacccagagcagcttgcacaggatggcatccagatgggctttggatgactccagagatggagactctaccacccctctgggcagcctggtccagcgctccaccacccttaaactaaagaagtttctcctcatgtttagatggaacttcctatgttcaagtttgtgtccattaccccttgtactgtcactggacaccactgaaaaaagattggccccatcctcctgacacccacccttgaagtatttatgcctattgagaagatccccctctgtcttctcctttccaggctaAAAACCCCTAAGTCCCTCAGTCTTTGTTTTCAGGAgggatgttccagtcccttaaatcattgtagccctttgctgtaccctctcaagcagttccctgtacATCTTGAACTGGAAAGCTACAAGGAGCAGGATCTCTCTGGAGATTCCCATTTCTAGAACAGAGTTAAATTCCCCTCCCCATcacacagcaggcaggcaggcaactTCCAGAACATTATTCCAGTCACACTTTGGATGATGCATTGGTAACCACTAGCGCAGCTGCTCTTTAACACAACTTCTTTCAGCCTACATGCTGATACTGCTCTGCTATATAGTTTTAAATACTAGAACTTCACCAGGACCCTTAGTATTTGGAGGTGGAGGTGTCTAAACATTTGTTTGCACAGTTCTAGCACCCAGGAGTTGTCCTATGCTATTGCACCAAGGTCAGGAGGCTTATGTGGTTTGTGTATATAGTTAATATTTGGATGAACTTCTTAATACATCTACTTATGTGGTCTTCAACAATTTGGGGGCTGCCTCATTTCAGAGATATTAAAGCTGAGAAACATCaccaacaagaaaacaaaatgcagacTTTCTTCCCCAAGGAATGCTGGTGGAGTTCATGGCCATTAGTGCTGGCAGCATGCTGAGTGCACTTCTCAGCCATCCCAAGCTCTGGGATGGttatacatattttattttttctgtagtaacataaaaaaaacccaaaccaatctcaCAAAAATGGAGCAAGTGAAGTCTCTTAAGCCTCAAATTTGAAgagaattcagaagaaaaagtcAGTTTGCTTCAGGCTCTTGGAAATTTGTCAGGAAGTGAACAGCACAGAAGATGAATAAGGTAAAAGCACGGTTCACGTGCTAACACGTGGAATGTGCTCTGCTCTCCATTTGCTCAGGCTGTGCTACAAGCAAAAAGATATTTTGGGGATCAGGAAATGGCTGCAGATTAAAAATAGAGAAGCTAGAAACATTCAACAAAACAGTttcaacaaaaaaccaacattgaaaagtaattttaactgctgatttctttttttttttttttttttttttttttagaaagtgTTTCCATTTTTTAACCAGGGATTTAATTTGTTCATTTTCACAAGGTCTCTATGATATCACCTTCTGAGCTTTCCAAAAAGTCATCTCTTATAACTTCTGGTCAGAAATGTCTTATTTAAGCATATAATAAAAGGCTTCAATTTATTCCTTGACACAGATACTTAGACAAATT includes the following:
- the LRRC38 gene encoding leucine-rich repeat-containing protein 38; the encoded protein is MICDLLDTSTHTSTRHRCSAEQNVFLLEVVLLTALKSLTMLPCFPFCLLPFALFVCLLFLPGGHFCPAVCSCMDYHTIDCRDQGLPSVPNPFPLDVRKLLIADNNIQAIPADFFIFYGDLVYLDFRNNSLTSLEEGTFSSSTKLVYLDLSYNNLTQLDAGIFKSAEKLIKLSLGNNNLVDVDEAAFENLEQLQVLELNDNNLQSLNVAALEALPSLRTIRLEGNPWVCDCDFANLFSWIQDNASKLQKGLHEIQCSLPVENRRIFLNELSEVSFSECKFSLSLTDLFIIIFSGVAVSIAAILSSFFLATLVHCFQRCAPSKDDDDDEDDSED